A region from the Mycobacterium heidelbergense genome encodes:
- a CDS encoding HD domain-containing protein, with protein sequence MSGVLAQRGRREAESRLAGQSGRLAHVRGVVTAAQQFGRHFDAETADCLVAAAWLHDIGYAPSVRRTGFHPLDGAEFVRSAGFGELVASLVAFHTGARVEASERGLEGLSEFSDPPSDVLDALTFCDLTTGSDGAPVSADDRLSDVLARYGPEDPVHRAVDAGREELLAAVRRMRDWL encoded by the coding sequence GTGAGCGGGGTTCTGGCGCAGCGTGGACGGCGCGAGGCTGAGTCGCGGTTGGCAGGGCAGTCTGGGCGGTTGGCGCATGTGCGCGGCGTGGTGACGGCAGCGCAGCAGTTTGGTCGCCATTTCGATGCAGAGACTGCCGATTGTTTGGTGGCGGCGGCGTGGCTGCACGATATCGGCTATGCGCCGTCGGTGCGCCGGACGGGTTTTCATCCGCTCGATGGAGCGGAGTTTGTTCGATCGGCCGGCTTTGGGGAGCTGGTTGCGTCGTTGGTGGCGTTTCATACCGGAGCGCGTGTGGAGGCATCCGAGCGCGGTCTAGAGGGGTTGTCAGAGTTCAGTGATCCGCCCAGCGACGTCCTGGATGCGTTGACGTTTTGTGATTTGACGACCGGGTCGGACGGGGCACCCGTTTCAGCCGATGATCGATTGAGCGACGTGTTGGCTCGCTATGGGCCTGAGGATCCGGTGCATCGCGCGGTCGATGCGGGCCGCGAGGAGCTGTTAGCCGCTGTCCGGCGAATGCGGGACTGGCTCTAA
- a CDS encoding NUDIX hydrolase, which yields MRTDYYNDPEAPQPNSVVPSASAIVTDEQGRILLIKRRDNTLWALPGGGHNIGETIAGTAVREVKEETGLDVEVTALVGVYTNPHHVVAFTDGEVRQQFSLCFTTTLLGGDLAIDHESTDIAWVHPDDIPTLDMHPSMRLRIDHYSQHRDSPYLG from the coding sequence ATGCGCACCGACTACTACAACGACCCCGAAGCTCCCCAGCCCAACAGCGTGGTCCCGTCCGCCTCGGCCATCGTCACCGACGAACAAGGCCGCATTCTGTTGATCAAACGCCGCGACAACACCCTGTGGGCGCTCCCCGGCGGTGGACACAACATCGGCGAAACGATCGCAGGCACCGCCGTGCGCGAAGTGAAAGAAGAAACCGGTCTCGACGTCGAAGTCACCGCCCTGGTCGGCGTCTACACCAACCCACACCACGTCGTGGCGTTCACCGACGGCGAAGTCCGCCAACAATTCTCCCTGTGCTTCACCACCACCCTGCTCGGCGGTGATCTGGCCATAGACCACGAAAGCACCGATATCGCCTGGGTCCACCCTGACGACATCCCCACCCTGGATATGCACCCCTCGATGCGACTGCGCATCGATCACTACTCACAGCACCGCGACAGTCCCTATCTCGGCTGA
- a CDS encoding helix-turn-helix domain-containing protein, translated as MDDQDGCIDTAVIPNDRLTQRLHAKGMSHGRFATAVGVDVKTVRRWLANTNYNVRPDNARRAADVLGCSPHDLWPNQFQPFTGRALATNSGGPFTATLYPSRTQLPITAWQQHFAGATICIDILVLAATFLFDTLDGFLDTLLDAAARGVQVRFLIGDPDTATTILRGEEEGIGEAVIARCRTSAELLTPHANSPGLHIRTHDTTLYTSTFRVDDTMIINFHIYGSPGRNNPVLVLSRHQEPRLWATFEQAFARVWDNATPLPTKG; from the coding sequence ATGGACGATCAGGACGGTTGCATCGACACCGCAGTGATCCCCAACGATCGCCTCACGCAACGGCTGCACGCCAAGGGGATGTCCCATGGGCGGTTCGCCACTGCGGTGGGCGTAGACGTCAAAACCGTGCGCCGGTGGCTAGCCAACACCAACTACAACGTCCGCCCCGATAATGCACGCCGCGCCGCCGACGTGCTCGGCTGCAGCCCGCACGACCTGTGGCCCAACCAGTTCCAACCCTTTACCGGACGCGCGCTGGCGACAAACTCGGGCGGGCCGTTCACCGCGACGCTATATCCCAGCCGCACGCAGTTACCGATCACCGCGTGGCAGCAGCATTTCGCCGGCGCAACCATCTGTATCGACATACTCGTCTTGGCTGCCACGTTCCTGTTCGACACGCTCGACGGATTTCTCGACACCCTGCTCGACGCCGCCGCCCGTGGCGTTCAGGTGCGATTTCTCATCGGCGACCCCGACACCGCCACCACGATCCTGCGCGGTGAGGAAGAAGGCATCGGTGAAGCCGTCATCGCACGGTGCCGCACCTCCGCCGAACTGCTCACTCCACACGCCAACTCACCGGGGCTGCACATCCGCACCCACGACACCACCCTATACACATCAACCTTCCGGGTCGACGACACTATGATCATCAACTTCCACATCTATGGCTCACCAGGACGCAACAATCCCGTCCTCGTGCTGTCCCGCCACCAAGAACCCCGACTCTGGGCCACCTTCGAACAAGCATTTGCCCGCGTTTGGGACAACGCCACCCCACTGCCAACGAAAGGCTGA
- a CDS encoding FtsK/SpoIIIE domain-containing protein — translation MASNKKHTNNTGSDHDDWFEDLVLSLAKATGYLLWWSILFPALSIPIILSLAVAISHGPRAGLITAIACGAAYAGWAWLDPGSFQAWVTEPVRHRWLSWWRYSRSWESVCSLHGLTARLGERALVPALRSVQIGKSTDVLQLRVVTGQSLADWHRQADALAAAWRADRLTITSTAPGELKITVMRGDVLADPIALPIPNPATRVDVGAVRVGITETRHWWHLPLLGHHMLIAGATGAGKSSVLWSLIAGIAPEVKNGLVRLCVIDPKGGMELGAGAPMFTVFTHDATDTTVRLLRQLVDVMHARAHRLRGKTRLHTPTPSEPLFVVVIDEIAALTAYVSDRKIRAEIEQLLGLLLSQGRAVGISVVAAVQDPAKETLPVRQLFTVRIGLRLTEATQTAMVLGQGARDAGAECDRISDATPGVGYMMIDGTAHPVRVRAFHVTDHDITTLAARFRAPRAATRTNQANSERTNTDRGQR, via the coding sequence ATGGCATCAAACAAGAAGCACACCAACAACACTGGGTCGGATCATGATGATTGGTTCGAAGACCTCGTCCTATCCCTGGCCAAAGCCACGGGGTACCTGCTGTGGTGGTCGATTCTGTTCCCCGCCCTCAGCATCCCCATCATCCTCAGCCTGGCAGTCGCCATCAGCCACGGCCCACGCGCGGGCTTGATCACTGCCATCGCGTGCGGTGCTGCCTATGCGGGGTGGGCCTGGCTAGACCCAGGGTCATTTCAAGCCTGGGTGACCGAACCGGTGCGACACCGCTGGCTGAGCTGGTGGCGCTACAGCCGCAGCTGGGAATCGGTGTGCAGCCTGCACGGACTCACCGCCCGCCTGGGTGAACGCGCCCTCGTGCCAGCACTACGGTCGGTACAAATCGGCAAGAGTACCGACGTACTGCAGCTGCGCGTGGTGACCGGCCAATCCCTGGCTGACTGGCACAGACAAGCCGACGCGCTGGCCGCCGCCTGGCGCGCCGATCGGCTGACGATCACCTCGACCGCGCCCGGGGAACTAAAGATCACCGTCATGCGCGGGGATGTCTTGGCGGACCCGATCGCATTGCCCATACCCAACCCGGCCACACGGGTGGATGTGGGGGCGGTGCGGGTTGGGATCACCGAAACCCGCCACTGGTGGCACCTGCCCCTGCTGGGCCACCACATGCTGATTGCTGGAGCCACTGGGGCCGGCAAAAGCAGCGTGTTGTGGTCACTGATCGCCGGCATCGCCCCCGAGGTGAAAAACGGGCTGGTGCGGCTGTGCGTGATCGACCCCAAAGGCGGCATGGAACTGGGCGCCGGGGCACCAATGTTCACGGTATTCACGCACGATGCCACTGACACCACCGTGCGCCTGTTGCGCCAACTGGTTGACGTAATGCACGCGCGGGCGCACCGGCTACGTGGCAAGACTCGCCTGCATACACCCACCCCATCGGAACCTTTATTCGTCGTGGTCATCGATGAGATCGCCGCGCTTACCGCCTACGTCTCCGATCGCAAAATCCGCGCCGAAATCGAACAACTCCTGGGCCTGCTGCTCTCCCAGGGCCGGGCAGTGGGAATCAGTGTGGTGGCCGCGGTGCAAGACCCGGCAAAAGAGACACTGCCCGTGCGCCAACTGTTCACCGTGCGGATCGGGCTGCGACTGACCGAAGCCACCCAAACCGCCATGGTTCTCGGCCAGGGAGCAAGGGATGCCGGTGCGGAGTGCGACCGTATCTCTGATGCAACGCCGGGTGTCGGGTACATGATGATTGATGGCACCGCCCACCCGGTGCGGGTACGGGCATTTCACGTCACTGACCACGACATCACCACTCTGGCAGCACGGTTCCGGGCACCCCGTGCCGCGACCCGCACCAACCAGGCCAATAGCGAGCGCACGAACACCGATCGGGGTCAGCGGTGA
- a CDS encoding replication initiator gives MTTATTALALALPGIAATIDANAVVEQMVRRASSMGFESWWRRAESVGFCAHPIQLTGTDEFGRDRVVWTRCNNRRAQICPSCSDLYARDTWQLVHAGTAGGHHDIPEAVADRPQVFVTLTAPSYGPVHTTSRAGDKRLRVCRDHHGTGRYRRCPHGKPLWCSTAHGEADIHVGQPICADCYDYIGHVLFTWHMPELWRRFTITLRRTLRRELRATGADPDAVRVSFIKVVELQARLIPHIHALIRLDPPDGDNCGGHYWQAPLTATELATIVQQAARTVAVTVTDPSSDTATRVIRFGTQVDTQPIDNRHAGTESPAVQDDSPHGRMLPGRRVARYLAKYVTKSLADVGISARRISTEAIANLDVSDHVRAILTTISQLADRGLAGVGRWLHTLGYRGHITSKSRRYSTTMTALRERRATWTREQRLKSTAYQHDLGFDPTDSDDLVVWEFDRAGLTSLGDRTLVNSAALRCIDARRIGLMEVRGKARNQRWDLPGGCDG, from the coding sequence GTGACTACTGCAACGACGGCCCTCGCGCTGGCGTTGCCCGGGATAGCCGCCACAATCGACGCCAACGCGGTGGTGGAGCAGATGGTGCGCCGCGCGTCCTCAATGGGATTCGAATCCTGGTGGCGGCGCGCGGAATCCGTTGGCTTCTGCGCCCACCCCATTCAACTCACGGGTACAGACGAGTTCGGCCGCGATCGGGTCGTGTGGACACGGTGCAATAACCGCCGCGCCCAGATCTGCCCGTCGTGCTCGGACCTCTACGCTCGCGACACGTGGCAACTGGTGCACGCTGGCACCGCCGGCGGCCACCACGACATCCCCGAAGCAGTGGCGGATCGTCCGCAGGTGTTCGTTACCCTGACCGCGCCCAGCTACGGGCCGGTCCACACCACCTCACGTGCAGGCGACAAGCGCCTCCGGGTGTGCCGCGACCACCACGGGACTGGCCGCTACCGCCGCTGCCCGCATGGAAAACCGCTGTGGTGCAGCACAGCTCACGGAGAAGCTGACATCCATGTGGGACAGCCGATCTGCGCGGACTGCTACGACTACATCGGGCATGTGCTGTTCACATGGCACATGCCAGAACTGTGGCGACGCTTCACCATCACCCTGCGCCGCACACTCCGCCGAGAGCTACGCGCCACGGGCGCCGACCCGGATGCGGTGCGGGTCAGCTTCATCAAAGTCGTCGAATTGCAAGCCCGGCTCATCCCGCATATTCATGCCCTGATCCGCCTCGACCCGCCCGACGGCGATAACTGCGGCGGTCATTACTGGCAAGCGCCCCTCACAGCCACCGAACTGGCCACCATCGTCCAACAGGCCGCTCGAACCGTAGCCGTGACGGTCACCGACCCATCCTCAGATACCGCGACACGGGTGATCAGGTTCGGCACACAAGTCGACACTCAACCCATCGACAACCGGCACGCTGGCACGGAAAGTCCTGCTGTGCAGGACGATTCACCACACGGCCGGATGTTGCCAGGCCGCCGCGTAGCTCGCTACCTCGCGAAATACGTCACCAAATCCTTAGCCGACGTAGGGATTAGCGCGCGACGAATCTCCACCGAGGCCATCGCCAACTTGGATGTGTCCGATCACGTCCGGGCGATCCTGACCACCATCAGCCAACTCGCCGATAGGGGACTGGCCGGTGTCGGCCGGTGGCTGCACACCCTGGGCTACCGCGGGCACATCACCAGCAAATCCCGCCGCTACTCCACCACGATGACCGCGCTGCGGGAACGCCGCGCCACCTGGACACGTGAACAACGTCTGAAAAGCACTGCATACCAACATGATTTAGGTTTCGACCCCACCGATAGCGATGATCTGGTGGTGTGGGAGTTCGACCGTGCCGGCCTCACCAGCCTCGGTGATCGCACCCTCGTGAACTCCGCGGCTCTCCGATGCATAGACGCCCGTCGCATCGGACTGATGGAAGTCCGTGGCAAAGCCCGCAACCAGCGATGGGATTTGCCAGGGGGATGCGATGGCTGA
- a CDS encoding recombinase family protein, producing the protein MSLRFAFYGRVSTEDAQDPEASRSWQKRRAMDLITPHGGVLAADYFDVGQSRSLPWKRRPEASRLLADVACRDRSFDAVVIGEPARAFYGPQFALTFPVLTHYGVGLWVPEVGGAVDPGSEAHDLVMTLFGGMSKGERARIQMRVRTAMSALAQDTARYLGGRPPYGYRLVDAGPHPNPAKANLGQRLHRLEPDPATSSVVERIYRMYADGAGLRYIAQQLTDDGVPSPSQYDPVRNRHRDPRGWSHSAIRAILDNPAYRGIRVWGKQEKYEVLVNPDDVAAGYETRMRWRDEADWIAPDRRTHEALIPDELVQAVRLRTQARRGPGLVCSRESTVPYALRGLLFCAACGRRMQGAARVGKRTTRILYRCELGKSRSVPVDLSDHPRTVYLREDEVTARLDEWIASLADPEDLARGQDVDPAAGTGYAALQRQLREANAKVAALVSAVESGVAVEDLTAALRRRTAERDELKARLEQAERPRVMSAAQISELVEELGGLSAVLGAATGAERAEVYASLGLRLDYDPHLRQVKATADLSRVAGCVRGGT; encoded by the coding sequence GTGAGTCTGAGGTTCGCCTTCTATGGCCGAGTGAGCACGGAGGACGCTCAAGATCCGGAGGCGAGCCGCAGCTGGCAGAAGCGGCGGGCCATGGACTTGATCACTCCGCACGGCGGAGTCCTCGCCGCTGACTACTTCGATGTGGGACAGAGCCGTTCGCTGCCGTGGAAGCGCAGGCCAGAGGCGTCACGTCTCCTTGCTGATGTCGCTTGTCGGGACCGTAGCTTTGATGCTGTAGTGATCGGGGAACCCGCCCGTGCGTTCTACGGGCCGCAGTTCGCGCTCACCTTCCCTGTCCTCACGCACTACGGCGTCGGCCTGTGGGTACCCGAGGTCGGCGGAGCGGTTGATCCCGGCTCCGAGGCACACGACCTGGTGATGACTCTGTTCGGTGGCATGAGCAAGGGAGAGCGCGCTCGAATCCAGATGCGCGTCCGTACCGCGATGTCGGCACTTGCGCAGGACACGGCCAGATATCTCGGTGGTCGACCACCCTACGGTTACCGGCTCGTCGATGCCGGCCCGCACCCAAACCCTGCTAAGGCCAATCTTGGGCAGCGGCTTCACCGCCTCGAACCTGACCCCGCGACATCTTCGGTTGTCGAGCGGATCTACCGCATGTACGCCGACGGAGCGGGCCTGCGCTACATCGCGCAACAGCTCACCGACGATGGCGTGCCGTCACCGAGCCAGTACGACCCGGTGCGGAATCGTCACCGTGACCCGCGAGGGTGGTCCCATTCGGCGATCCGCGCCATACTCGACAACCCGGCGTACCGCGGTATCCGTGTTTGGGGCAAGCAGGAGAAATACGAGGTCCTGGTCAACCCCGACGATGTCGCGGCGGGGTATGAGACTCGCATGCGGTGGCGTGATGAGGCCGACTGGATCGCACCAGATCGCCGCACACATGAAGCGCTGATTCCCGATGAACTGGTGCAGGCTGTTCGCCTTCGGACGCAGGCACGGCGTGGTCCCGGTCTCGTTTGCAGCAGAGAATCGACAGTGCCGTATGCGCTGCGCGGCCTGTTGTTCTGCGCCGCGTGTGGACGGCGGATGCAGGGGGCCGCTCGCGTCGGGAAACGAACGACCCGCATTCTCTACCGTTGTGAGCTGGGCAAGTCGCGCTCTGTACCTGTGGACCTGAGTGATCATCCGCGCACCGTCTATCTCCGTGAAGACGAGGTGACTGCGCGACTTGACGAATGGATCGCCAGCCTGGCCGATCCGGAAGACCTCGCACGCGGGCAGGATGTGGACCCGGCAGCCGGCACTGGCTACGCCGCCCTGCAGCGCCAGCTTCGCGAGGCGAATGCCAAGGTTGCTGCTTTGGTTAGCGCCGTGGAGTCCGGCGTGGCCGTGGAGGACCTAACCGCCGCATTGCGTCGCCGCACCGCCGAGCGCGACGAGCTGAAGGCCCGTCTTGAGCAAGCGGAGCGGCCCCGCGTCATGTCTGCGGCACAGATCAGCGAATTGGTCGAGGAACTGGGTGGGCTGTCAGCCGTGCTCGGTGCGGCGACCGGGGCGGAACGCGCCGAGGTGTACGCGAGCCTGGGGCTCCGCCTTGATTACGATCCGCATCTGCGACAAGTCAAGGCGACGGCCGACTTAAGTCGTGTCGCCGGATGTGTCCGAGGGGGGACTTGA
- a CDS encoding M20/M25/M40 family metallo-hydrolase → MTLESGASRPPTDPGDDVVEVVSRLIRFDTTNTGEPETTRGEAECARWVAGQLEEVGYQTEYVESGAPGRGNVFARLEGADSSRGALLIHGHLDVVPAEPAEWSVHPFSGAIEDGFVWGRGAVDMKDMVGMMIVVARRLKRAGIVPPRDLVFAFVADEEHGGHYGAQWLIKNRPELFDGVTEAVGEVGGFSLTVPRRDGGERRLYVIETAEKGLSWMRLTARGPAGHGSMAHDRNAVTAVAEAVARLGRHRFPLVMTDTVAQFLAAVSEETGLTFETDAADLEGTIDKLGPMARVLKAVLHDTANPTMLKAGYKANVIPATAEAVVDCRILPGRKAAFEKEIDELLGPDVTREWIRDLPSYQTGFDGDLVDAMNAAVLAFDPDSRTVPYMLSGGTDAKAFARLGIRCFGFAPLRLPPDLDFTALFHGVDERVPIDALRFGTDVLAHFLTHC, encoded by the coding sequence GTGACCCTTGAGAGCGGGGCGAGCCGGCCTCCGACCGATCCCGGCGACGATGTGGTCGAGGTCGTCAGCAGGCTGATCCGGTTCGATACCACCAACACCGGCGAGCCCGAGACGACCCGAGGCGAGGCCGAGTGCGCACGGTGGGTCGCCGGGCAGCTCGAGGAGGTCGGCTACCAGACGGAATACGTCGAATCCGGCGCGCCCGGCCGCGGCAACGTGTTCGCCCGCCTGGAGGGCGCGGACAGCTCGCGGGGTGCCCTGCTGATCCACGGGCATCTCGACGTGGTGCCGGCCGAGCCGGCCGAGTGGAGCGTGCACCCGTTCTCCGGCGCGATCGAGGACGGCTTCGTCTGGGGCCGCGGCGCGGTCGACATGAAGGACATGGTCGGCATGATGATCGTGGTCGCCCGCCGGTTGAAGCGGGCCGGCATCGTGCCGCCCCGCGATCTGGTGTTCGCGTTCGTCGCCGACGAGGAGCACGGCGGTCACTACGGGGCGCAATGGCTGATCAAGAATCGGCCCGAGCTGTTCGACGGCGTCACCGAGGCGGTCGGGGAAGTGGGCGGGTTCTCCCTGACCGTGCCGCGCCGCGACGGCGGCGAGCGCCGGCTCTACGTGATCGAGACGGCCGAGAAGGGCCTGTCGTGGATGCGGCTGACGGCCCGGGGCCCGGCCGGACACGGCTCGATGGCGCACGACCGCAACGCCGTGACGGCGGTCGCCGAGGCGGTCGCCCGGCTGGGCCGACACCGGTTTCCGCTGGTGATGACCGACACCGTCGCCCAGTTCCTGGCCGCGGTCAGCGAGGAGACCGGCCTGACGTTCGAGACCGACGCGGCCGATCTGGAGGGGACGATCGACAAGCTCGGCCCCATGGCTCGCGTGCTCAAGGCCGTCCTGCACGACACCGCCAACCCGACCATGCTCAAGGCCGGGTACAAGGCCAACGTGATCCCGGCGACGGCCGAAGCGGTGGTGGACTGCCGCATCCTGCCGGGCCGGAAGGCGGCGTTCGAGAAGGAGATCGACGAGCTGCTGGGCCCCGACGTGACCCGCGAATGGATCAGGGACCTGCCGTCGTATCAGACCGGCTTCGACGGCGACCTGGTCGACGCGATGAACGCCGCGGTGCTCGCGTTCGACCCGGACAGCCGGACGGTGCCCTACATGCTTTCCGGCGGTACTGACGCAAAAGCCTTCGCGCGCTTGGGAATTCGGTGCTTCGGTTTCGCCCCGCTGCGGTTGCCGCCGGATCTGGATTTCACCGCGCTGTTCCACGGTGTCGACGAACGGGTACCCATCGACGCGTTGAGGTTCGGCACCGATGTGCTGGCGCACTTCCTGACACACTGCTAA
- a CDS encoding YbhB/YbcL family Raf kinase inhibitor-like protein has product MSLPPDPYDALPKLPSFSLTSNSITNGQPLATAQISGILGAGGEDVSPQLSWSGFPDETRSFAVTVYDPDAPTLSGFWHWAVANLPADVTELPDNAGDGNELPGGALTLVNDAGMRRYVGAAPPPGHGPHRYYVAVHAVDVDKLDLPEDASPAFLGFNLFQHAIARAYIYGTYEQK; this is encoded by the coding sequence ATGAGCCTGCCGCCCGACCCGTACGACGCGCTGCCCAAGCTGCCGTCGTTCAGCCTGACCTCGAACTCGATCACCAACGGTCAGCCGCTGGCCACGGCGCAGATCAGCGGGATCCTCGGCGCCGGCGGAGAGGACGTCAGCCCGCAGCTGAGCTGGTCGGGATTCCCCGACGAGACCCGCAGCTTCGCGGTGACCGTCTACGACCCGGACGCCCCGACGCTGTCCGGGTTCTGGCACTGGGCGGTGGCCAACCTGCCCGCCGACGTCACGGAGTTGCCCGACAACGCCGGCGACGGCAATGAGCTGCCGGGCGGCGCGCTGACGCTGGTCAACGACGCCGGAATGCGCCGTTACGTCGGCGCCGCACCGCCGCCGGGCCACGGGCCGCATCGCTACTACGTCGCCGTGCATGCCGTGGACGTCGACAAGCTCGACCTGCCCGAGGACGCCAGCCCCGCTTTTCTCGGGTTCAACCTGTTCCAGCACGCGATCGCGCGCGCCTACATCTACGGCACCTACGAACAGAAGTAG
- a CDS encoding PE family protein encodes MITTPETVTTAAGNLADIGTTLGQAITVASGPTTEIVTGAADEVSIAISRLFSQYGQEFQALGARTAAFHDDFVRLLNGGAAAYLSTEIANAQQSLANPAAPGAGAVGAAAGPYQTLFANTATNLQSLGNAWVADPFPVLRQVVANQQVYGRTVATALATGIQNLPAELANLPTTFQAGMQRLSAFNPGALLQRFVNQQIGYAQTITTSLQLAGQGFATTLPVFQTDVGMAYHALATGDYNGAVNDLAQGFKNLFVTGIDASNSSDIKPVGPAGDLLPILTIPGQLAQNLTGLFPTGSIPAQLAQNYANVIDVLTNPEVSVTPTLQVHQTPPIELDAFFGLPSSLGFSAIGPPLAGLDALATSATTFVQAVQTGNGVGALTAIVDAPAVVANGFLNGETHVTMTMTMDVDHLAIPVTMNVPFDGILVAPHPITATVDLGAAGIGVPVDVTLGGTPFSGLLPGLVNYLPQQLANAITPVG; translated from the coding sequence GTGATCACGACGCCGGAGACGGTGACGACCGCGGCCGGGAATCTGGCAGACATCGGCACAACGTTGGGGCAGGCCATTACGGTGGCCTCGGGCCCCACGACCGAGATCGTGACCGGGGCCGCCGACGAGGTGTCGATCGCGATTTCGCGGCTGTTCAGCCAGTACGGCCAGGAATTCCAGGCGTTGGGCGCCCGAACGGCGGCGTTTCATGACGACTTCGTGCGCCTGTTGAACGGCGGCGCGGCGGCCTACCTCAGCACCGAGATCGCCAATGCCCAGCAGAGCCTGGCGAACCCCGCCGCACCCGGCGCGGGCGCCGTCGGCGCCGCCGCCGGCCCTTACCAAACCCTCTTCGCCAACACCGCCACCAACCTACAAAGCCTCGGGAACGCCTGGGTTGCCGACCCGTTCCCGGTCCTCCGGCAGGTCGTCGCCAACCAGCAGGTCTACGGGCGGACGGTCGCCACGGCGCTTGCCACCGGCATCCAGAACCTCCCCGCGGAGTTGGCGAACCTGCCGACCACCTTTCAGGCCGGCATGCAGCGGCTCTCGGCCTTCAACCCGGGGGCTCTGCTGCAGCGGTTCGTCAACCAGCAGATCGGCTACGCCCAGACGATCACCACGTCGCTACAGCTCGCGGGCCAGGGCTTCGCGACCACCCTGCCCGTCTTCCAGACCGACGTGGGGATGGCCTACCACGCGCTCGCGACGGGCGATTACAACGGCGCGGTGAACGACCTGGCGCAGGGCTTCAAAAACCTCTTCGTCACCGGAATCGACGCCAGCAACTCGTCGGACATCAAGCCGGTGGGCCCGGCGGGCGACCTGCTTCCCATCCTCACCATCCCCGGGCAGCTGGCGCAGAACCTCACCGGCCTGTTTCCCACCGGCTCCATCCCCGCACAGCTGGCGCAGAACTACGCCAACGTGATCGATGTGCTCACGAACCCGGAGGTCTCGGTGACCCCGACGCTGCAGGTGCACCAGACGCCCCCCATCGAGCTCGACGCCTTCTTCGGGCTGCCATCGTCACTCGGCTTCAGCGCGATCGGTCCGCCGCTCGCCGGACTGGACGCGCTCGCCACCAGCGCGACGACGTTTGTGCAGGCAGTGCAGACCGGGAACGGTGTGGGAGCGCTCACCGCAATCGTCGACGCCCCGGCCGTCGTCGCCAACGGCTTCCTCAACGGGGAGACCCACGTGACCATGACGATGACAATGGACGTCGATCACCTCGCGATACCGGTCACCATGAACGTGCCCTTCGACGGGATTCTTGTTGCGCCGCACCCGATTACGGCCACGGTTGACCTGGGTGCCGCGGGCATTGGCGTCCCGGTGGACGTGACGCTCGGCGGCACGCCCTTCTCGGGCCTGCTTCCGGGGCTGGTGAACTACCTGCCCCAACAGCTCGCCAACGCGATCACACCCGTGGGATAG